The proteins below come from a single Aspergillus oryzae RIB40 DNA, chromosome 5 genomic window:
- a CDS encoding NEDD8-conjugating protein UBC12 (ubiquitin-protein ligase), with amino-acid sequence MLKIWSMKQQQQQAENAEGAAGKKKKKVTAAQLRVQRDLQELTLGSTMKMSFPNPDDILNFTLTIEPDEGMYKGGAFHFSFNVNQNFPHDPPKVKCTQKIYHPNIDLEGNVCLNILREDWKPVLNLNAVIVGMQFLFLEPNASDPLNKEAADDLRQNREAFKRNVRTSMTGGTVRNVQYERVMK; translated from the exons aggctGAAAATGCCGAAGGCGCCGccggcaagaagaaaaagaaggtcACCGCCGCCCAGCTGCGCGTCCAGCGGG ACCTTCAAGAACTCACCCTCGGAAGCACGATGAAAATGTCCTTCCCCAACCCCGACGATATCTTGAACTTCACTCTCACTATCGAACCCGACGAGGGCATGTATAAAGGCGGCGCGTTCCACTTTAGTTTCAACGTGAACCAGAATTTCCCGCATGATCCGCCGAAGGTCAAGTGTACGCAGAAGATTTATCATCCGAATATTGATCTCGAGGGGAATGTTTGTTTGAATATTCTTAGGGAGGATTGGAAGCCGGTGTTGAATTTGAATGCGGTTATTGTGGGCATGCAg ttcctcttcctcgagcCGAATGCTTCCGATCCTCTGAATAAGGAAGCGGCCGATGATCTCCGCCAGAACCGGGAGGCGTTTAAACGGAATGTCCGCACGTCGATGACGGGAGGTACCGTCCGGAATGTGCAGTACGAGCGCGTGATGAAATGA
- a CDS encoding TBP-associated factor 8 family protein (predicted protein) has product MLAAEPKVKRSSSSLPEQPNAPDAKRIKRPYHHHHRLQTPVNVALAEPAITDDAYVDHLMNRSIGQTLRETGFDLADPAALESFRIATEEYLLKFASYVRQSMLSSRRTQPVPHDFEHALKKHRVRVDDLLPHVKTLPNVDPVPTLLPSPPPEEDDSFKTLPSLGPQLSGEDDRARSAYIPKHFPEFPSKHTYRHTPVFTEREQDPRKIRERATEDGRHGEEALRKLARAAFKDNQLGSSGRDKKPWGRRTETMDSMFEKTIKGIAKKMQKNTTAPGAPAPMEIDSGAVDPDMKARNKVSLNIELPPIINCERDLWRRTTTGNRRPEERPPNNKEAPDISRVDSWVST; this is encoded by the exons ATGCTCGCCGCCGAGCCCAAGGTCAAAcgctcctcctcgtcgctgcCGGAGCAGCCAAATGCCCCTGATGCCAAGCGCATAAAGCGCCCttatcaccatcatcatcgcttGCAAACGCCCGTGAATGTTGCGCTTGCGGAACCCGCCATCACCGATGACGCCTACGTCGACCACTTAATGAACCGCTCTATCGGGCAGACCTTACGAGAAACAGGATTTGATCTGGCCGATCCAGCGGCGCTGGAGAGTTTTCGCATTGCGACCGAAGAGT ATCTGCTGAAATTCGCGTCATATGTGCGCCAGTCGATGCTCTCATCTCGTCGCACTCAACCCGTCCCCCATGATTTCGAACATGCGTTGAAGAAACACCGTGTGCGCGTCGACGATCTCCTGCCCCATGTGAAAACTCTACCGAATGTCGACCCCGTCCCCACGCTCTTGCCGAGCCCTCCcccggaagaagatgattccTTTAAGACTTTGCCGTCCCTCGGTCCGCAACTAAGTGGCGAAGACGATCGTGCGAGAAGCGCATACATTCCGAAGCACTTCCCCGAATTTCCTAGTAAACATACATACCGACATACCCCCGTATTCACTGAGCGCGAACAAGACCCGCGGAAGATTCGGGAACGGGCAACAGAGGATGGACGCCATGGCGAGGAGGCCTTGCGCAAGCTTGCACGCGCAGCGTTTAAGGATAATCAGCTTGGTTCGTCAGGTCGGGATAAGAAGCCATGGGGTCGGAGGACGGAGACGATGGATAGTATGTTTGAGAAGACGATTAAAGGTATCGCGAAGAAGATGCAAAAGAACACAACGGCTCCGGGGGCTCCCGCTCCTATGGAGATTGACTCTGGCGCGGTTGATCCGGATATGAAGGCTCGGAACAAGGTGTCACTGAACATAGAGTTGCCGCCCATAATCAACTGCGAGAGGGATCTCTGGCGTCGGACGACGACTGGGAATCGAAGGCCCGAGGAACGGCCGCCAAACAACAAAGAAGCTCCGGATATCTCGCGAGTGGATAGCTGGGTGAGCACATGA
- a CDS encoding uncharacterized protein (predicted protein) codes for MAPLVPIFSAEALPDHVSIVRKNFQERRRKGGPVELEKCKLMEMVQYSCNPPQDGIPAPGVVVCKPVVRLFRRCANGLTVETTAWEPIRLEEEAKRKAAESSSKVNSK; via the exons ATGGCCCCCCTCGTCccgatcttctccgccgaAGCTCTCCCCGACCATGTCAGCATCGTGCGCAAAAACTTCCAAGAACGACGTCGCAAGGGCGGTCCCGTCGAGTTGGAGAAATGCAAACTCATGGAAATGGTGCAGTACTCGTGTAATCCACCGCAGGATGGGATCCCTGCACCTGGAGTGGTGGTCTGCAAGCCGGTCGTGCGGTTGTTCAGACG GTGTGCCAATGGGTTGACGGTGGAGACGACAGCCTGGGAGCCGATCAgattggaggaagaggcgaagCGCAAGGCTGCAGAGAGCAGCTCAAAAGTGAACAGCAAATGA